The Elusimicrobiota bacterium genome window below encodes:
- the ispD gene encoding 2-C-methyl-D-erythritol 4-phosphate cytidylyltransferase: MSARHHGPIRRRPARAARAKGLRRSVIPFPGKAAAIIVAGGSGSRMGRPKQFLPLAGRPCVEWALEAFLQVPEISDIVLVLGEEDLLAHGTRLASERVSIVQSGETRMGSVRNGFEALPERTGLVAVHDGARPLVSPDVIRRTLAAAARHGAAVAAVKVKDTLKQADPSGERVTSTPPRERFWQAQTPQCYRRTALAEALARHAADKLATDESQLVERCGYKVHLVSSSYENLKVTTPEDLTMAEALLEARQGLRRELRTGHGYDIHRLVPKRALWLAGVRLKHPKGLLGHSDADVVLHAASDAVLGALCEGEIGIAFPPTDPAYKDIASRRIVEHVLKRAAAKNAELLHLDVTVIAEEPKLKPHYAELRGSLAEIFRLDVSRVNVKAKSAEGLDAVGRGDAIVCHAIATVAVRI; this comes from the coding sequence GTGAGCGCGCGCCACCACGGGCCCATCCGCCGCCGTCCGGCGCGGGCCGCGCGCGCCAAAGGCCTGCGCCGCAGCGTCATCCCGTTCCCCGGGAAGGCCGCCGCGATCATCGTCGCCGGCGGCTCCGGCTCGCGCATGGGGCGGCCCAAGCAGTTCCTGCCCCTGGCCGGGCGGCCCTGCGTCGAATGGGCCCTCGAGGCCTTCCTCCAGGTCCCCGAGATCTCCGACATCGTCCTCGTCCTCGGCGAGGAGGACCTCCTCGCCCACGGCACGCGTCTGGCCTCGGAGCGGGTGAGCATCGTCCAGAGCGGGGAGACCCGCATGGGCTCGGTGCGCAACGGCTTCGAGGCCCTGCCCGAGCGGACCGGCCTGGTGGCCGTGCACGACGGGGCCCGCCCGCTCGTGAGCCCCGACGTCATCCGCCGGACCCTCGCCGCCGCGGCCCGCCACGGCGCGGCCGTGGCCGCGGTCAAGGTCAAGGACACGCTCAAGCAGGCCGACCCTTCCGGCGAACGCGTGACCTCGACGCCTCCCCGCGAGCGCTTCTGGCAGGCGCAGACGCCGCAGTGCTACCGCCGCACGGCCCTCGCGGAGGCGCTCGCGCGCCACGCGGCCGACAAGCTCGCCACCGACGAGTCCCAGCTCGTGGAGCGCTGCGGCTACAAGGTCCACCTCGTCTCCTCGAGCTACGAGAACCTGAAAGTCACCACCCCGGAGGACCTCACCATGGCGGAAGCCCTTCTCGAAGCCCGGCAGGGCCTGCGCCGCGAGCTCCGCACCGGACACGGCTACGACATCCACCGGCTCGTGCCCAAGCGGGCGCTCTGGCTGGCGGGCGTGCGCCTCAAGCACCCCAAAGGGCTGCTCGGCCACTCCGACGCCGACGTCGTGCTCCACGCGGCCTCCGACGCCGTGCTCGGCGCTCTCTGCGAGGGGGAGATCGGCATCGCCTTCCCGCCCACCGACCCGGCCTACAAGGACATCGCCAGCCGCCGCATCGTCGAGCATGTGCTCAAGAGGGCGGCGGCGAAGAACGCCGAGCTCCTCCACCTCGACGTGACGGTCATCGCCGAGGAGCCCAAGCTCAAGCCGCACTACGCGGAGCTCCGGGGTTCGCTGGCGGAGATCTTCCGGCTCGACGTCTCGCGCGTGAACGTCAAGGCCAAGAGCGCCGAAGGTCTTGATGCGGTGGGCCGCGGCGACGCCATCGTCTGCCACGCCATCGCCACCGTCGCCGTCCGCATTTAG
- a CDS encoding PIN domain-containing protein, with protein MMTWVFRVALVLGFPLVVFFQITHSRVGVLIGVGVGVTLVLIEMLIESISLVAMIAGLLGAVSGLVVSKLADYLVLTTLERIAPVWSQYDLLRNLAFAVLGVLVFVRKFPELDSLDKDILASSKRRGLTLKVLDTSAIIDGRVVDICETKFLSGTVVVPRFILQELHHLSDSPDGMKRARGRRGLDMLARMQENPDIPVRVMDRDVPEVSDVDGKVVRLAKDLGARVVTTDFNLNKIAAVEGVVCLNVNDLTNALKPVVLPGEGMSVYVMKDGKERDQGVGYLDDGTMVVVEDGKRHIGKRVDLTVSSILQTSAGRMIFGRYKGDK; from the coding sequence ATGATGACCTGGGTATTCCGCGTCGCGCTCGTGCTGGGCTTCCCGCTCGTCGTATTCTTCCAGATCACGCATTCCCGCGTCGGCGTCCTCATCGGCGTCGGCGTCGGCGTCACGCTCGTGCTCATCGAGATGCTCATCGAGAGCATCAGCCTCGTCGCGATGATCGCCGGCCTGCTCGGAGCCGTCTCGGGCCTGGTGGTCTCCAAGCTCGCCGACTACCTCGTGCTCACGACGCTCGAGCGCATCGCCCCCGTATGGTCGCAGTACGACCTGCTGCGCAACCTGGCCTTCGCGGTGCTCGGCGTGCTCGTCTTCGTGCGCAAGTTCCCCGAGCTCGACTCCCTCGACAAGGACATCCTGGCGAGCTCGAAGCGCCGGGGCCTGACGCTCAAGGTGCTCGACACCAGCGCCATCATCGACGGCCGCGTGGTGGACATCTGCGAGACCAAGTTCCTCTCGGGAACCGTCGTGGTCCCGCGCTTCATCCTGCAGGAGCTCCACCATCTCTCCGACTCGCCCGACGGCATGAAGCGCGCCCGCGGGCGGCGCGGGCTCGACATGCTCGCGCGCATGCAGGAGAACCCCGACATCCCGGTGCGCGTCATGGACCGCGACGTCCCCGAGGTCTCCGACGTGGACGGCAAGGTCGTGCGCCTGGCCAAGGACCTCGGCGCCCGGGTCGTCACCACCGACTTCAACCTCAACAAGATCGCCGCCGTCGAGGGCGTCGTCTGCCTCAACGTCAACGACCTCACCAACGCGCTCAAGCCCGTCGTCCTGCCCGGCGAGGGGATGTCGGTCTATGTGATGAAGGACGGCAAGGAGCGCGACCAGGGCGTCGGCTATCTCGACGACGGCACGATGGTGGTCGTCGAGGACGGCAAGCGCCACATCGGCAAGCGCGTGGACCTGACCGTCTCCTCGATCCTTCAGACCTCCGCCGGCCGCATGATCTTCGGCCGCTACAAGGGAGACAAGTGA
- the radA gene encoding DNA repair protein RadA produces MKLKAVFRCQQCAHEAPKWAGQCPGCGAWNTLAEEVVAFGKDAAAATRAARALTPASSGVVRLSEAKGRTLERVPTGVGELDRLLGGGVVAGQVLLLAGAPGIGKSTLMLQAAAGLAARRKVLYVSGEESLSQVGDRARRLGLDGADVTLASETDLDAILKTIEETAPAAIVLDSIQTVFRQDLTGSPGSVGQVRECAAELLRVAKGRDAVLFLLGHVTKDGTTAGPKTLEHLVDTVLQFDSEDRELLRVLRAEKNRFGPTSEVGLFEMTEKGLRDVVDASKLFLEDYGGTPTVGRAVSVTLEGSRPILVEVQALVTPTRYPLARRMATGLDLNRLFTLVAAVEKHLRVRLDSHDVFVNIAGGLRVKDPALDLAVCLAVVSSARDRALTSESVFIGEVGLLGGVGRVGLLAQRLKEAERVGFRSALVDARSLKELPKSGTRLGLEVHGAADLASALAAALPGGED; encoded by the coding sequence ATGAAACTCAAGGCCGTCTTCCGCTGCCAGCAGTGCGCCCACGAGGCCCCCAAGTGGGCCGGACAGTGTCCCGGCTGCGGCGCCTGGAACACCCTCGCCGAGGAGGTCGTGGCCTTCGGGAAGGACGCGGCCGCGGCGACGCGCGCGGCGCGCGCCCTCACTCCCGCCTCCTCCGGCGTCGTGCGCCTCTCCGAGGCGAAGGGCAGGACCCTCGAGCGCGTCCCCACCGGGGTGGGCGAGCTCGACCGCCTGCTCGGCGGCGGCGTGGTCGCCGGCCAGGTCCTCCTCCTCGCCGGAGCGCCCGGCATCGGCAAGTCCACCCTCATGCTCCAGGCCGCGGCGGGGCTCGCCGCACGGCGGAAGGTCCTCTATGTGAGCGGGGAGGAGTCCCTCTCCCAGGTGGGCGACCGCGCCCGCCGGCTCGGGCTCGACGGCGCCGACGTCACGCTCGCCTCCGAGACCGACCTGGACGCCATCCTCAAGACCATCGAGGAGACCGCTCCCGCCGCCATCGTCCTCGACTCCATCCAGACGGTGTTCCGCCAGGACCTCACCGGCAGCCCCGGCTCGGTCGGGCAGGTGCGCGAGTGCGCCGCCGAGCTCCTGCGCGTCGCCAAAGGCCGCGACGCGGTCCTCTTCCTCCTCGGGCACGTGACGAAGGACGGCACGACGGCCGGGCCCAAGACTCTCGAGCACCTCGTGGACACCGTGCTCCAGTTCGACTCCGAGGACCGGGAGCTGCTCCGCGTGCTGCGCGCGGAGAAGAACCGCTTCGGTCCCACCTCGGAGGTGGGGCTCTTCGAGATGACGGAGAAGGGCCTGCGCGACGTCGTGGACGCCTCGAAGCTCTTCCTCGAGGACTACGGCGGTACGCCGACGGTCGGGCGCGCCGTCTCCGTGACCCTCGAGGGCTCGCGGCCCATCCTCGTCGAAGTCCAGGCCCTGGTCACGCCGACGCGCTACCCGCTGGCGCGCCGCATGGCCACCGGCCTCGACCTCAACCGCCTCTTCACCCTCGTCGCCGCCGTCGAGAAGCACCTGCGCGTGCGCCTCGACAGCCACGACGTCTTCGTGAACATCGCAGGAGGGCTGCGCGTGAAGGACCCCGCGCTCGACCTCGCCGTCTGCCTCGCCGTCGTCTCATCGGCCCGCGACCGCGCGCTGACCTCCGAGAGCGTCTTCATCGGGGAGGTCGGGCTGCTCGGCGGGGTCGGCCGCGTCGGACTGCTGGCCCAGCGCCTGAAGGAGGCCGAACGCGTCGGCTTCCGTTCGGCGCTGGTCGACGCCCGTTCGCTCAAGGAACTTCCGAAATCCGGGACGCGCCTCGGTCTCGAGGTGCACGGCGCCGCCGACCTCGCGTCGGCGCTCGCCGCAGCGCTCCCGGGAGGAGAGGATTGA
- a CDS encoding MlaD family protein, with amino-acid sequence MTNEVKVGAFVLTGLILLSVGIFLLGDFTFEKRYALDITFSDVTGLAEDSTVKLSGVEVGKVRRIRFEDGKVHVDVRIRKGVPVYRDAAFSVGSTGLIGSKFLQIDQGHAATGLLQDGDLLAGVDSVSMEKALSKTLGSLQDLLGGLNGEAKPGTLAANLNASVEHVRSLTANLDEMFADIKPQLTSAMTRMDGVTEKLDSILAKTDRMMANLDSGKGAVGALLSDEKMKDDVKETVTSLKDTMGTVKDMVGRMNQFRIYWNYDWRYDHAIRGSHGDIGMKISPREGRYYYVGGSNLGNESDAARGVDYARKNRVDALLGFEWGGVDLGLGVLRSGGGGRLTYTPFKSDPFWGRFSVMGQAYDFGRNRVIEGRRFDKPSYDLGAMARLHRLVGVGARVEDVAVVPRYQSWVNVNFEDKDIAYLFGMVSFGAAGTKGRSKSN; translated from the coding sequence TTGACCAATGAGGTGAAGGTCGGCGCCTTCGTGCTGACGGGGCTCATCCTGCTCTCCGTCGGCATCTTCCTGCTCGGGGACTTCACCTTCGAGAAGCGCTACGCCCTCGACATCACCTTCTCCGACGTCACCGGCCTCGCCGAGGACTCCACGGTCAAGCTCTCGGGCGTCGAGGTCGGCAAGGTCCGCCGCATCCGCTTCGAGGACGGCAAGGTCCACGTCGACGTCCGCATCCGCAAGGGCGTGCCCGTCTATCGCGACGCGGCCTTCTCGGTCGGCTCGACCGGCCTCATCGGCTCGAAGTTCCTCCAGATCGACCAGGGCCATGCCGCCACGGGACTGCTCCAGGACGGCGACCTCCTGGCCGGCGTGGACTCGGTCTCCATGGAGAAGGCGCTGAGCAAGACCCTGGGGAGCCTCCAGGACCTCCTCGGGGGCCTCAACGGCGAGGCCAAGCCCGGCACGCTCGCGGCCAACCTCAACGCCTCGGTCGAGCACGTGCGCAGCCTCACCGCCAACCTCGACGAGATGTTCGCCGACATCAAGCCCCAGCTGACTTCGGCGATGACCCGCATGGACGGCGTCACGGAGAAGCTCGACAGCATCCTGGCCAAGACCGACCGCATGATGGCCAACCTGGATTCGGGCAAAGGCGCGGTCGGCGCCCTGCTCTCCGACGAGAAGATGAAGGACGACGTCAAGGAGACGGTCACCAGCCTCAAGGACACGATGGGGACCGTCAAGGACATGGTCGGGCGCATGAACCAGTTCCGCATCTACTGGAACTACGACTGGCGCTACGACCACGCGATCCGCGGCTCGCACGGCGACATCGGCATGAAGATCTCCCCGCGCGAGGGCCGCTACTACTACGTCGGCGGCTCCAACCTCGGCAACGAGTCCGACGCCGCCCGCGGCGTGGACTACGCGCGCAAGAACCGCGTCGACGCCCTGCTCGGCTTCGAATGGGGAGGCGTCGACCTCGGCCTCGGCGTGCTGCGTTCCGGCGGCGGAGGCCGGCTCACCTACACGCCCTTCAAGTCGGACCCCTTCTGGGGCCGCTTCAGCGTCATGGGGCAGGCCTACGATTTCGGGCGAAACCGCGTCATCGAAGGGCGGCGCTTCGACAAGCCCTCCTACGACCTCGGCGCGATGGCCCGGCTGCACCGCCTCGTCGGCGTGGGCGCGCGCGTCGAGGACGTCGCCGTCGTCCCGCGCTATCAGAGCTGGGTGAACGTCAATTTCGAGGACAAGGACATCGCCTACCTCTTCGGGATGGTCTCTTTCGGAGCCGCCGGCACCAAGGGCCGCTCCAAGAGCAACTAG
- a CDS encoding ABC transporter ATP-binding protein: MIQATGVVKNFGSRHILRGVDLDVHDGETLVIIGGSGCGKSTFLKCVIGLVRPDEGIIEVDGMDITKLRDEVEVAAYRRKFGYAFQEGALFDSLTVWENVTFGLRYLTDIPESRYRSIAREKLALVGLKDIEDMKPAQLSGGMKKRVSLARAIAAGPKYLLYDEPTTGLDPIMSDIISDLILDVKRKLGVTSIAVTHDMKSAYKIGDRIAMLYEGRVLEAAHPEIIKITHNAHVRQFVEGRSDGPIRMKLREYDEDNNAV; this comes from the coding sequence GTGATCCAGGCCACCGGGGTCGTCAAGAACTTCGGCTCCCGGCACATCCTGCGCGGGGTGGACCTCGACGTCCACGACGGCGAGACCCTCGTCATCATCGGGGGCTCGGGCTGCGGCAAGAGCACCTTCCTCAAGTGCGTCATCGGCCTCGTGCGCCCCGACGAGGGGATCATCGAGGTCGACGGGATGGACATCACGAAGCTGCGCGACGAGGTGGAAGTCGCCGCCTACCGCCGCAAGTTCGGCTACGCCTTCCAGGAAGGCGCCCTCTTCGACTCGCTGACCGTCTGGGAGAACGTCACCTTCGGACTGCGCTACCTCACGGACATCCCCGAATCCCGCTACCGCTCGATCGCGCGGGAGAAGCTCGCGCTCGTCGGCCTCAAGGACATCGAGGACATGAAGCCGGCCCAGCTCTCCGGGGGCATGAAGAAGCGCGTCTCGCTCGCCCGCGCCATCGCCGCAGGTCCCAAGTACCTCCTCTACGACGAGCCGACCACGGGCCTCGACCCCATCATGTCGGACATCATCAGCGACCTCATCCTCGACGTCAAGCGCAAGCTCGGGGTGACCTCCATCGCGGTGACCCACGACATGAAGTCGGCCTACAAGATCGGCGACCGCATCGCGATGCTCTATGAGGGGCGCGTGCTCGAGGCGGCGCACCCCGAGATCATCAAGATCACCCACAACGCGCACGTGCGGCAGTTCGTGGAGGGGCGCAGCGACGGCCCCATCCGCATGAAGCTCCGGGAGTATGACGAGGATAATAATGCGGTCTGA
- a CDS encoding ABC transporter permease has translation MRERLLSAAGETLIGWAESSGRASLLVRSSVLWVLRSRIEWRQALVQMMRIGVESFGVTVMTSLFTGMVLALQTGASFKSLFNEPLFTGTIVSFALVKELGPVMTALVVAGRAGAAIAAELGTMKVTEQVDALYTLGTDPVRYLVIPRVIAFLVVLPILTIFADYSGVIGGCIVANIKLGIPTSVYWHDVFDHLGNQQFFHGLAKTYVFAICISYISCYKGLNTSGGAEGVGKATTSAVVYSMSAVLVVDYFVTAILVAVGIT, from the coding sequence ATGAGGGAACGCCTCCTGTCGGCCGCCGGAGAGACCCTCATCGGCTGGGCCGAGTCCTCGGGGCGCGCCTCCCTGCTCGTGCGCTCGAGCGTGCTCTGGGTGCTGCGCTCGCGCATCGAGTGGCGCCAGGCCCTCGTGCAGATGATGCGCATCGGCGTCGAGTCCTTCGGCGTCACGGTGATGACGAGCCTGTTCACCGGCATGGTGCTGGCCCTGCAGACCGGCGCCTCCTTCAAGTCCCTCTTCAACGAGCCCCTCTTCACCGGGACCATCGTGAGCTTCGCGCTGGTCAAGGAGCTCGGCCCCGTGATGACGGCCCTCGTCGTCGCCGGCCGCGCCGGCGCCGCCATCGCCGCGGAGCTCGGCACGATGAAGGTGACCGAGCAGGTGGACGCGCTCTACACCCTGGGGACCGACCCCGTGCGCTACCTCGTCATCCCGCGCGTGATCGCCTTCCTCGTCGTGCTCCCCATCCTGACGATCTTCGCCGACTACTCGGGCGTCATCGGCGGCTGCATCGTCGCCAACATCAAGCTCGGCATCCCGACGAGCGTCTACTGGCACGACGTCTTCGACCATCTCGGGAACCAGCAGTTCTTCCACGGGCTCGCCAAGACCTACGTCTTCGCGATCTGCATCTCCTACATCAGCTGCTACAAGGGGCTCAACACGAGCGGCGGCGCCGAAGGCGTGGGCAAGGCCACGACCTCCGCGGTCGTCTACAGCATGAGCGCCGTGCTCGTCGTCGACTACTTCGTCACCGCGATCCTCGTCGCCGTGGGGATCACGTGA
- the alr gene encoding alanine racemase — MSALGAARPGRTPRVVFPRRFHRPTWAEIDLRALRSNLLQLRRRIGPGVSILFVVKGDGYGHGATRVSRAAVESGVVDRLGVSSVEEGLSLRDAGLRRPILVLGSLYPFPSTLAAVRSGLTVTVASLDGARLVAEAARKAHAPARRFRPLRCHLKLDTGMGRIGVSWPSGLSVAELLAATPAVELEGVYTHLASAEKDREYTRLQLERFRAALRDLSHAGLRPALAHAANSAGALLYPSSRFDLVRPGISAYGLWPGYVPVLSLKTRVVFLKNVAAGTRISYGGTFRARRPSRIATLPIGYADGLPRLLSNAGEVLLRGRRCPIVGTVTMDMIMVDATDAPEARVGDEAVLIGRQGALSIGAAEVAERSRTISYEVVTGLQARVPRVYIDR; from the coding sequence GTGAGCGCTCTCGGGGCGGCGCGGCCCGGACGCACTCCCAGAGTCGTCTTCCCGCGGCGCTTCCACCGGCCCACCTGGGCCGAGATCGACCTCCGCGCGCTGCGTTCCAACCTCCTGCAGCTGCGCCGGCGCATCGGCCCCGGCGTCTCCATCCTCTTCGTCGTCAAGGGCGACGGCTACGGCCATGGCGCGACCCGGGTCTCGCGCGCCGCCGTCGAGTCCGGCGTCGTCGACCGCCTCGGGGTCTCCTCCGTCGAGGAGGGGCTCTCCCTGCGCGATGCGGGGCTCCGCCGCCCGATCCTCGTCCTCGGCTCGCTCTACCCCTTCCCCAGCACGCTCGCCGCCGTGCGCAGCGGGCTCACCGTCACCGTCGCCTCGCTCGACGGCGCGCGCCTCGTCGCCGAGGCCGCCCGCAAGGCGCACGCCCCGGCCCGCCGCTTCCGTCCCCTGCGCTGCCACCTCAAGCTCGACACCGGCATGGGCCGCATCGGCGTGAGCTGGCCCTCCGGGCTCTCCGTCGCCGAGCTCCTGGCGGCGACGCCCGCGGTCGAGCTGGAGGGGGTCTATACCCACCTCGCCAGCGCCGAGAAGGACCGCGAGTACACGCGCCTGCAGCTCGAGCGCTTCCGCGCCGCCCTGCGCGACCTCTCCCACGCCGGCCTGCGTCCCGCGCTCGCGCACGCGGCGAACTCCGCGGGCGCGCTGCTCTACCCGTCGAGCCGTTTCGACCTGGTGAGGCCCGGGATCTCCGCCTACGGGCTCTGGCCGGGCTACGTCCCCGTCCTCTCCTTGAAGACGAGGGTCGTCTTTTTGAAGAATGTGGCGGCCGGGACCCGCATCTCATACGGCGGGACGTTCCGGGCGCGCCGCCCCTCGCGCATCGCCACGCTGCCCATCGGCTACGCCGACGGGCTGCCGAGGCTGCTCTCGAACGCGGGGGAGGTCCTCCTGCGGGGCCGGCGCTGCCCGATCGTGGGCACGGTGACGATGGATATGATCATGGTGGACGCGACGGACGCTCCCGAGGCCCGGGTCGGCGACGAGGCCGTGCTCATCGGCCGCCAGGGCGCCCTCTCCATCGGGGCCGCCGAGGTCGCCGAACGGTCGCGGACCATCTCCTACGAGGTCGTGACCGGGCTCCAGGCCCGCGTCCCGCGGGTGTACATCGACCGATGA
- the dnaB gene encoding replicative DNA helicase — MPTDTLQLPPQALDAEMAVLGSMLIEKDAVEKGMEILRPGDFYKDSHKKIFEVVAALHERGQVVDLITVSEELRAQKMLQEAGGVNFLNELTHKVSSAAHVEHYAHLVRDKSLLRSLIRSSTELIARAYSEEKETSELLDEAERQIYQIAQQQASVGFTDPKALVHEVIEQIERLAQRKEEVTGVPTGLTKLDQMTSGLQKGDLILIAARPSQGKTALALNIAANVVLNAKKARPVAFFSLEMSKHAIMTRLIASEARVDVFKVRGGFFPRDRWTDLTNAAARLSEAPLYIDDSNASTVLQVRTRARRLASELHSKGKELGMVMIDYLQLMHGSSRRTENRQQEVSEISRGLKQLARDLNVPVVALSQLSRRTEEKGRVDARPQLSDLRESGALEQDADVVGMIYREGYYKRDDPTLEHKAELIIAKQRNGPVGKVPLVFRSELARFENFVEDAAGAEEPAEEQATFE, encoded by the coding sequence ATGCCGACCGACACCCTTCAGCTCCCTCCGCAGGCGCTCGACGCCGAGATGGCCGTCCTCGGCTCCATGCTCATCGAGAAGGACGCCGTCGAGAAGGGCATGGAGATCCTCCGGCCCGGCGACTTCTACAAGGACTCCCACAAGAAGATCTTCGAGGTCGTCGCGGCCCTGCACGAGCGCGGGCAGGTCGTGGACCTCATCACCGTCTCCGAGGAGCTGCGCGCCCAGAAGATGCTCCAGGAAGCCGGCGGGGTCAACTTCCTCAACGAGCTGACCCACAAGGTCTCCTCGGCCGCGCACGTCGAGCACTACGCCCACCTCGTGCGCGACAAGTCGCTGCTGCGCTCGCTCATCCGCTCGAGCACCGAGCTCATCGCCCGCGCCTACTCGGAGGAGAAGGAGACTTCCGAGCTCCTCGACGAGGCCGAGCGCCAGATCTACCAGATCGCCCAGCAGCAGGCGAGCGTCGGCTTCACCGACCCCAAGGCCCTCGTGCACGAGGTCATCGAGCAGATCGAGCGCCTCGCGCAGCGCAAGGAGGAGGTCACCGGCGTCCCCACCGGGCTGACGAAGCTCGACCAGATGACCTCGGGCCTCCAGAAGGGCGACCTCATCCTCATCGCGGCCCGCCCGAGCCAGGGAAAGACCGCGCTCGCGCTGAACATCGCCGCCAACGTCGTGCTGAACGCGAAGAAGGCCCGGCCCGTGGCCTTCTTCTCGCTCGAGATGTCCAAGCACGCGATCATGACGCGCCTCATCGCGTCCGAGGCCCGCGTGGACGTCTTCAAGGTCCGCGGCGGCTTCTTCCCGCGCGACCGCTGGACGGACCTCACCAACGCGGCCGCCCGGCTTTCCGAAGCCCCGCTCTACATCGACGACTCCAACGCCTCCACCGTGCTCCAGGTGCGCACCCGGGCGCGGCGCCTCGCCAGCGAGCTCCACTCGAAGGGCAAGGAACTCGGGATGGTCATGATCGACTATCTCCAGCTCATGCACGGCTCCTCGCGCCGCACCGAGAACCGCCAGCAGGAGGTCTCGGAGATCTCCCGCGGCCTCAAGCAGCTCGCGCGCGACCTCAACGTGCCGGTCGTGGCGCTCTCCCAGCTCTCGCGCCGCACCGAGGAGAAGGGCCGCGTGGACGCGCGCCCCCAGCTCTCGGACCTGCGCGAATCCGGCGCCCTGGAGCAGGACGCCGACGTCGTCGGGATGATCTACCGCGAGGGCTACTACAAGCGCGACGACCCCACCCTCGAGCACAAGGCCGAGCTCATCATCGCGAAGCAGAGGAACGGTCCGGTCGGCAAGGTCCCGCTCGTCTTCCGCAGCGAGCTGGCGCGCTTCGAGAACTTCGTCGAGGACGCCGCCGGGGCGGAAGAGCCCGCAGAGGAGCAGGCGACCTTCGAGTGA
- the rplI gene encoding 50S ribosomal protein L9, with the protein MKVILRKDVEHLGQAGQVKDVRLGYARNYLFARGLAQEATPAIIAWYEKGKERLKTRQSKTETEAQSVSQKLAGVTLSFSRPVGEGGKLFGSVGKSDIVKSLKASGFTVAKEAVRLESTLKEAGEFEVEIRLTPKSSAKVKVSVVPRS; encoded by the coding sequence ATGAAGGTCATCCTTCGAAAAGACGTCGAGCATCTCGGGCAGGCCGGGCAGGTCAAGGACGTCCGCCTCGGTTACGCCCGCAACTACCTCTTCGCGCGCGGACTCGCCCAGGAGGCCACGCCGGCCATCATCGCCTGGTACGAGAAGGGCAAGGAGCGTCTGAAGACCCGGCAGAGCAAGACCGAGACCGAGGCGCAGTCCGTCTCGCAGAAGCTCGCGGGCGTCACGCTCTCCTTCTCTCGTCCGGTCGGCGAGGGCGGGAAGCTCTTCGGCTCCGTCGGCAAGTCCGACATCGTCAAGAGCCTGAAGGCCTCCGGCTTCACCGTCGCCAAGGAAGCCGTCCGGCTGGAGTCCACGCTGAAGGAAGCCGGCGAGTTCGAAGTCGAGATCCGGCTGACGCCGAAGTCCTCGGCGAAGGTCAAGGTCTCCGTCGTTCCGCGATCTTAA
- the rpsR gene encoding 30S ribosomal protein S18 — MLENPIPTPAHTPAAPAVESSPAAAHPAARSQGAPSKGGGRGGRFAPRRKVCRFCADQIPFVDYKQVPVLKNFTTERGKILSSRITGTCAKHQRQLTQAIKRARFLALLPFVAV; from the coding sequence ATGCTAGAGAATCCCATTCCGACGCCGGCGCATACCCCGGCCGCTCCGGCGGTCGAGAGTTCGCCCGCCGCGGCCCATCCGGCCGCGCGCTCCCAGGGCGCCCCGAGCAAAGGCGGTGGCCGAGGCGGCCGCTTCGCTCCTCGGCGCAAGGTCTGCCGGTTCTGCGCCGACCAGATCCCTTTCGTGGATTACAAGCAGGTCCCCGTCCTGAAGAACTTCACGACGGAGCGCGGCAAGATCCTTTCCAGCCGCATCACCGGGACTTGCGCCAAGCATCAGCGGCAGCTCACGCAGGCCATCAAGCGCGCTCGTTTTCTCGCGCTGTTGCCCTTCGTGGCCGTCTGA
- a CDS encoding single-stranded DNA-binding protein — MASAGVRFPEVNVIVVSGRIVRDGESAFTPSGVAKNTMRIAVNRRVKDSKTGEWKDDTFFIDVIAWRDLAERAKDRAKKGVPIVVEGRLSGREYEKDGQKRSAFEIVANRIQFLSLTGAEGPAPKAAGGAPAADAGDLEEVPF; from the coding sequence ATGGCCTCCGCGGGAGTCCGGTTCCCCGAAGTCAACGTCATCGTCGTCTCCGGGCGCATCGTCCGCGACGGCGAGTCGGCCTTCACCCCCAGCGGCGTCGCCAAGAACACGATGCGCATCGCCGTCAACCGCCGCGTGAAGGACTCCAAGACCGGCGAGTGGAAGGACGACACCTTCTTCATCGACGTCATCGCCTGGCGCGATCTGGCCGAGCGCGCGAAGGACCGCGCCAAGAAGGGGGTCCCGATCGTCGTCGAGGGGCGCCTCTCCGGGCGCGAGTACGAGAAGGACGGCCAGAAGCGCAGCGCTTTCGAGATCGTCGCGAACCGTATCCAGTTCCTGTCGCTCACCGGAGCCGAGGGCCCCGCGCCCAAGGCCGCCGGAGGCGCCCCGGCGGCCGACGCCGGAGACCTAGAGGAGGTCCCGTTCTAG
- the rpsF gene encoding 30S ribosomal protein S6, which yields MQTYETVVVVQPRLSDEAVAEFIDKTKKSIQKGGGEILSEDRWGRRKLAYVIKHEREGFYFYLKFSASGALVQKMSQQFRITDDILRSMTVLAPERKPAPVRTGPKAPPVPPAAAK from the coding sequence ATGCAAACCTATGAGACCGTCGTCGTCGTGCAGCCCCGACTTTCCGACGAAGCCGTGGCCGAGTTCATCGACAAGACCAAGAAGTCCATCCAGAAGGGCGGCGGAGAGATCCTCAGCGAGGACCGCTGGGGCCGCCGCAAGCTCGCGTACGTCATCAAGCACGAGCGCGAGGGCTTCTACTTCTACCTGAAGTTCTCGGCGTCCGGCGCGCTCGTCCAGAAGATGAGCCAGCAGTTCCGGATCACCGACGACATCCTCCGCTCGATGACCGTCCTCGCGCCGGAGCGCAAGCCCGCTCCCGTGCGGACCGGCCCGAAGGCGCCTCCCGTTCCCCCGGCGGCGGCGAAGTAA